In Rutidosis leptorrhynchoides isolate AG116_Rl617_1_P2 chromosome 6, CSIRO_AGI_Rlap_v1, whole genome shotgun sequence, the DNA window CAACTTTTTTGATTAAAAGACCTACTTAGTTGAGACTAACTTTGGTATTCAGATTGTTTCATGATGAACAGAAGATATTGCTTGCAGTAGTTAAATTGTAAAAACAAAGTGCACAGATTATAGATAAGTTCACATTCATAAAATCGATTACCTTAAATCTTTCTCAACCATAACATACTTCCTCACTAAGACTATTACTGACCGCTACATCAACACTTTCTTTAAATCACTCCTGTGACATACTTTCTCATAAAATTTGGGACTCACTTTATACCAGTTTACAATTATTAAacataataatacaacttatataTTCACCACCATCCATAATCAACTGCCCTCATATGTGCTTAAAAAGCATGAGAAGGAGCATGGTTAGCGTGGGCTAGCTCGCTGCCAATGGCAGCTCGCTTCCAATGGCGTCCTCGAGGTCTAAAAGGAGGACATGTATTCATGGCCCATTATATCGTTACTAACTCTTTCACTTTCTCAATTTGGTTTCCTAAACATCACCGACAACAGCTTTCGTGCTACTCTTGCCCTTGCAATGTGCTTGAGGACACACAATGGCACCATGGTGTCCTCACTCGCCCTTCATTTTGTTAAATTTTCGCATTTTTAGGGGAAAAAACATGAAGTAGCCAGTTGTACCTTTCCCTTAATAATTGTACAGTGGCATAATTAATTAATATACCGTGCCTTAGTTTTTGAGTATGTATTGATTGCAGTAATTCAATTTTCATTTTGTTGCGGGAGAAATTTGAAAAGATATCGGCGTGGTGCTAATATGTTAATCCAAAGAAAATTTTGTGAGGGATTAGAGTACTCTTAAACATTAAACTTGACCTATCACCACTTTTCTTGGGCCTAGGCACACAAGTTATGAGAGTTTATATATTTTAAAGTGGTTGGGAATAATTTAGTGGCTAAAAATTCACAATAGTTTCATTTCATATTGAGCGATCTCTTTGAATGTGCAATATTATGTTAATGTTTAATAACGTTGTATACAACTATTAACTATTTAATATGCTTTATATGGTGTTTCCTTGAAAAAGAGATTATAAAAGCAAAACCTTAATACGAAAAGTACACAGTCATAACAGATAGTTCTTATAATTAAGGGGAACTCGTATAGGTTGTTTTGCAACATTGTATCGTGACCTTTTGATGCTCTTACAATTACAGACTTGAATTATCTTATTTACATTAGAATAAAATAATTCATAATCGACGTTAATAGAATATTAAAAGTAGTTTATCTTGACATTGATGAAGGCACATGATCACATGAATATCTTTTTGATTTAATAACTATCTTCACTTATATTTCATCTAATAATCAAATATTATTTTCTCTTCGCCTAATCGAACAACTGCACATGTATTGCTCTCGATCCGAGCTACTATAGATAAAAAAAATTGaattcatataatatatatttaaaaattatatttaaaagTCACTCCAACCTTTGATTTTCTATCAGTTTCTAATGGAATAGCGTCGCCGTTAGGGACTTGTACATGTTATAGTTATACAATTATACAAATGATAATATGACCAttcggttttgtaaactaaaattattattattattattatatttttaacgaTGAAATTTCATTAAAAAGCTACCATCCCTCTAGCGAGAAACTAGGGAGAGGCGCAACGACACATTACAATGTCTTAACTAGCCAATCATTTCAGCTTACATTTTGCTTACCTCTATCAGAAATCCAATTAAAAGAATACATACGAATTAAATCAAACAACTCCAATTTCTTCATCTTGTTCGAATCAAAAAGCGTCACATTTCTAAACCTCCATAGAATCCACATCACAGCTGTCGTAATCGCATAGATTCTCATCTTTGAACTCGAAGAACTCGACCACCCTTGGAACCAAGAAAACCATTCGGCCCCTTCGTTAAAAATAGGAAGTTGAATATCTACCCAAATCCTAACTTTCCTCCAAACAAGAGTTGCAACCTCGCACGAAAACAATAGATGAGACAAGGACTCCACCCGATACGGACACAACGGGCATCCAATGTCGTTAATATCCATGCCTCGGGCTGAGATATTAAGACGAGTCGGTAACCTATCCCGCATAACCCTCCATATGAAAACATTTACCTTATAAGGAATAGCTTTCATCCAGAACGTACTCAAAGAATCACCCGTAAAAACGTGGTCATCGATAAATCTTCTCGTATTTGCAACTTGAAAGACCCCATCGTTAGATATCATCCAAGACCAAGAATCCTTATCATCCGTGAGCTGCACTACGCCAAGCTCCGCAACCAAATTATCAAGATGGGCTGTTGTTCGAGTACCCACCACATCACGTACCCATTGTCAATTCCATTGACCATCCTCCAAACGCTCTGCTAGCGTACAATCTTTGTTGACCTCAAGATGAAATAGATGGGGATATTTTTCTTGAAGAATCATCTCGTCTTTCCATTTATCCTTCCAGAAATGAACATTTTTTCCATCACCCACACGAATCCGCAACACATCAACGGAGATCGCCCCACTGGAAGTAATTGAAGTAAACGAAGTAACAATATTAGACCACATACCAGAAGTACAAATCCCACCGGAATTCAAACCTGCCGAAGTACCATGGATCGCTCAAATAAGAGTCGACCAAAGAGTGCCTCGATCAGCATGTAATCGCCATAACCATTTGCATAAAAGAGCTTGATTAAAAGCCCGTAGACTTCCAATATTCAAACCTATTAAACGATGTCAATGCAATTTCCCAACAAACCCAATATTCGTACTTCTGGTATGTGGTCTAATATTGTTTTGTGTTCAtcatatatttttattgtgttattTAATCCAAAGAATATTAATGACTCGGATGTGATTTGTACCATGTAATTATGTGTACATTGAATTGAATTGAAACTATGTAACTGATTTTGTAGTGTGtgtataaataaaatattaatatcatatatgtATGTAATCTAGTTACAGCTAGCTAGCTTTATTAGATTATAATGTTACTTTATCAAAATTAAATATTACTCCGTATCTCATTAACACAAAGTTTGAAGTCTATGAGAGTAATTAGTATATTTCATTGAAACCAAAAATagacataaaataaataaataaataaatatgtttcaAAAAGTTAAAAACTGAAAGCAACGCAATGATCAACACCTATTATCGTATAGTAAAACCACAAAATTCCATTAGCTAATACATAATCTGAATTGAACTTAACTATTAAAATGTAGTTAACTCATTTTTAAAGGCCAAGAGTGTCGACAAATTTGATTTAGTATTTTCCCACAAGAGGCGTACGTGTCAAATGAGCTGCGGGTAATCGTTACTTGTACGTTGATGGATTGAGTAATCGTGATCGTTGGGTGTGCGTAACATGATCACATTTTGGTGATttaatagttgttgttgttgttgatagtgTTGTGATTTTTGTAGTTGTAGCTCAAGAACCTTCCTGTGAGAATTAGAGTGTTTAGTAAGAACGAACGTTGGGCTTGCAGCTGGTCTATACTCTGGTACAAGTCGACCAGACTTGTAACGGACCCCACAAGCATTACATAGCGTTTTGGGGCCCATTGGCCCACTACGCCATTGTGGGGTCTTATCAGTTGCACAATGAAGACATTTCCGTCCATCATCATTTGATTTATCATCGAACTCTTTAGTCTTCATTCTCTTCTTGCCAATTGAGTTTTGTGCAATATTAGGGTCCGAATTTGAAGTCATTTCGGCAATGGGAGACTTAACAAGAAGTTGAGACGCCCAATTGCACGATACAGCACGAGAACGTTTAGTACGTGCCTTTCCAGGGATTGTGATATCGACGTTGAACATCAAATCATTGTTTGTACCTTTAATCGTCTCATATGAATATTTCGATGGAGTCTTGATCCCGGATATCAGTTGAAGCTTTTGCAAGTCTTCGGTTGATAATGATTCCTCCATAAAGTTCGACATCCACTCGAATTCAGCAATATCATCATGCTATTATCATACAAAGACATGATTTACATGTTAGTTTCAGCAATTAAACgaaaaattaaaagtaaaaagtAATTCTTAAGTAAGAACATGAACATTAattcaataatattagtatttagtATCTTTGACTTCtcctttttaaagaaaaaaaaagcaTATGAACTTTTCTTTTACTAGATACTAAGAACGTGGACCATAAGGAAATATTAATTGGTCAATTAATTATGTAACGAGCAAAAAATTAATACCAAAAGggtaatctatatatatatgtctgGCAaaagggtcaggttgggtcggtttgggtaacgggtcaaaatggttttgggttgaaatgggtcataggtcaaacGGGTCAATTTTTTAAACGAGTCAAaaagggtcaggttgggtcggtttaggTAACGGGTCATAGGTCAGTTGGGTTAAATGGGtacatcgtttttttttttttttacatttattacattattttagttattattatttattatatatacataagaactattaatatacataataaattatATAACCATGAATGCTTTCATAAATTTTTGAAGAATGAAACTTTTTGTGCTCGACCCATTTGACTCATTCACAAAACCATTAGATCCATTTCTATTTATTGATCTTTAAGTATTGATACCCATTAGACTCGTTCCTTCATTTTTTGTATAGGACTCAATAGGTTGGAAAGAAACTCATTTAGatctttttttaagttttgatttacattgtcaagcttaatttttctcaagacccaattgacctGAAAGCTTGATCCATTTGACCTGAATTTGAGTGTATGGGTCACAATTGCCAGAtctatctatatagtcatataaagttctgaaataatgatgtcatcattaagctaattaccttttatttttcataataacatcattaattatatattaatttaattaaaaaaataatacgaaatattttataaaaggaaatattaatctcttctaaattgtaattttaattttctataaaaatttaaaaggcatttattattactaattattattattattattaaaaatataaatataaataatcaaCTTTgatcgaactttattattattatttacgaaattaattatgttacatatgtatgcgaaaatacatgtctttatatatttgtaaaaacaacgacaagcttCTTAGTCAAATGGGTtattaaaataaatgagtttagcacttatattcacttaatacctaaaacataacaaacccgtgatttcacgggtcatttcgctAGTACATACATATATCTTAATTTTCTTTAAAGGCTTACATATCAACAAGTCTATAGTCACTACAAAATTATTATAACGATaactaatttaaacaataaaaaatcATAAAACGAATTAATTACACCAAACCAGgcgaaagtatattttttttagtttcaaTTTTCACTAAAAGTTGTGCTATACATGAAAATTTGTTACAGCCATTATTatctttcgaaaaaaaaaaaaaaaaaaaaaaaaaaaaaaaactgttatcAAAGAAATATAGAAGAGCTACAATTACATGTAAATAATCATATTTCTATCATTTAGTTGGGATTTGTTGTTAATACATGAAGAGTTAAGTTATTTGTTTTATGCAAGAACAAGAATGACTAATGAGTTACCGGAACAAATAAGTTAGGGAGTTGAGTATTATCAAGGAAGCTCTGGCAAAACTCATCACCAGTGGCGAACGAGTTACAGCTGTCAAGAGCGGCAGAAGACTCTGTAGACATGTCCGCCACATAAGCATCGTCATCTCCCACCGTCACATTATCAGTGGGAAAAACAAGAAGGTCATCAACGACGAAATGGTCACTTTTAGAGTCTGCTAATAAGTGGTTTTTTGGGGGCGTAATTTGTTGATTGTCATTAACATGATGATGACAATGTGTTGATTGTTCGAAGGCTTCCATTGTGATATTTTTGTATGTTATTCCGTATCTTTTTTAGGAATAGTAATAAGAAGCTGATGTACGTGGAATTTGAAAAGAGAGAATTAAATTAAGGAGAGAGGTGAGGTGAGGTGAGGTGAGGTGAGGGCTGGTGAGAAAATGAGAGAATTTATTTAATTAAGTTTCAAAAGGAGCATTGGTGACCCCTCTAGTGGTATCCCAAGATTCTTAAGTTTAGAGAGGTCTCGATTTCGAATTTTGTCAGGGTAATTATCATGATTCTTCACGGGATACATACTTGTATGGATTGATATGTGTAGGGGTTGTAACATCCTATAATCGGGCCTAAgtgaaatgaccattttacccttaggtatggcgtaattagtgattttagtaattatatgtttataattatttggtgttttagttgagaccagtttgtgacaagggtcacagaacaagtttgtttatttaatttggactccgttagggtcgcCTAATGAAGTACggaagattttagataactgataaatacccgtgtgttgagagGTATGGGTTCTAACCCAAATAAGTGACTATGAGCTGGTTGTTCAGCTCATTTCTCTCCATCTCTCtagaaacatcacttaaacaccccgtacctaacttcatctccttCTTGAAACCCTAATTCTCTAAATCTCGATTTGAAGTTTGATTTGTGTTAGAAATCGATtctttgtgttttactgattcaaacaaggtaagaattacCCATTTTCATTACCTAAATTTGTGTCAAATTGGGTTTGAAGTTAGATTTTTGTctaagtgggttttgatgtcaaattggtgcaatttgttgttgttttgatgtaatatttgtgggtttatgtcccaaaaggttttataaacaagatgtgatAAGTTTTGAGGTCGAAAACGAGTATATGGTCGAGATTTGGTATTTTTGGCTCAAACCCGTCACTTTTCCAAATttcagcagctcaagaacacactcggtagtgtgtcttttggaagtgggccgtgtgtgtacacactcggccgagtgtcttttGAATTGGtccgtgtgtctacacactcggtagtgtgtcttttAGAAAGACATTCGGTCGAGTGTCGCTACTCATTcggccgtgtgtctacacactcggtctAGTGTCTCAAAATGTCTTTTCAGCATTTTGAGAAATTTGTTTTAGCCAtaacttttaaaccgtaactccatttttgatgaatcaaatacagTTGAAATCGTATTGAATAGTAattttcaatggtaaacttttaagaagctaAATCAATTTGTATATTGGTCAGAAAAAGAAGTTTTAGCGTGTATGTCCTGTTTTGCACGCGCTTGTTTGATGATATTGATTAGATACATGACGTGGACTTATGAAATGATGAATATgtgatgttatgacctagtttatagtatgatttgactaTAATATTGATTCGGATATGTGTATTAACTTCGTTtgtattgttctcaggtgataagaacacagAAGAAGTTCAGAGTTAGATAACTGAGTTGTTGctagtaatcggtgagtgggattatctcttggtgtagtatagagtagcaagttgcgttACTATGATTATATTATTGATaattgccatgattagtagttatgttgtacagttgatcgcatttaaggttgccatgctttctttagtattagttgcctgtagtagtagtagtagtagtagttgactggttgtatgtgcacaagttgttgtagTTGGAACCTTGATCTATTAGGtttagctcagagaggtcaacctagttgtggttggatctagttggctactgtttgttgagtatagtgctgaacgacgcatcgcctacgtgtggatgactatactgggaattcagtagtaaagactatcagtagacgctagactgatcagctagtggtcgtgtgcccgtacaagccttcgatcctctagttggagcaaagttgctagttgctagttgttgtgtgttgtatgtggttgcatatagttgttactgtaggagtacaagttggtactgtatgctagaccttttgatagttccattcacttagccttgtgctaacccctcacctcctcccttgcaggttttggatcttagtgctggtagggacgggagtcgtgCTGACGATATGTttaacaagacgaactctgatgtcttaaccttCCTAATATATGTAGttagtcgtttaacgtaacacctatggtttgtaattaagtaattaactAGATGATTTATGGTAATCATGTTTGtacttaactaagggtatttatgtaaattaagtcttccgctgtgattaaaaaaaacagggtgttacaaatgtggtatcagagcataggttttgccgcatgtacattgtgttgaatgccATGTAcctaaaccttgtgttgtgtcaaacatatctgagagGAAGggataagtgaatgtagggattacatgtgttagttgataggtactaacctgttttccactaagagttgtgtgagttgttgtggtagtgcagatatgatagataatacaggaaacgcaactggtccgtccgcccccagaacattcagagccccagatgaagacgggtatgtgtcagaagaggatccgcatgaccaaattctagatttagaaagtaagttaaacgaagcacgtgatcgaataagggaattagaacaacgtcaggtaatagtgaatccaagtggtagtgtttCGAATCAGATGTTTAGTGTGTATCCGGTGCAGTCGAATATTTATCAGCAAACTGggagtgctttccaacaacagcaatggttaccacctcagtatcaatttcctcaacagtatcaggtGCCACCTCAGTATAAttaacagttcccaaatcagatgtggggtccgtatcagatgCCGATGTTTCAACCACCGAAGAAATGTActttcaaacagtttctgaattgtattCCGCCAGAAtattcaggaagttctaacccaactgtgactcttaactggttaagagagatagaaaaggtttttaagGCCTGTCAGAGCGAACCGGAGTCAcatgttatttatgctagtcgtatgttgaaaaatagggcaatggtttggtgggatacggttatttctagtataccaaaagagaaagtgagcatgattacttgggaacaattttatagtaaagtttttgagcagtattgttcgtcttatgacctcaatcgaattaagacagaatttctggcaatgaaaatgacacctcagatgacgatagataaggagattgagcagtatatggataaattaaggttcgtgcagcagtgggttccagatgaacagtccagaattcagcattttgttaatataattttaccagagtacagaacaatggttaggatggcgacgatgttatctcaagcgtttgttatggctaagatggtagaagatGATGTCAGAGCAGCAAGAAACATAATGAAAGGTTATGTGATGCAACGataagatcaggtgatgagtcagtcggactctaggtcaaagaagtctgttaagttgaaacagaaaagtgggtcagaacagagtgggtcagcattaagtcagaattcttggtgttatagttgcagatcatctcatagtggtccttgttcggaTTCAactaaaagatgtttgagatgtggtattgtgggacacgagatttggatgtgttcgttccaagaggatgtatgttggaaatgtcatcaagtaGGGCATAGGCCAGCTCAGtatccgtatgtaagaggatcagtgatgtttcgcgaggtgtatataaaatagcttatatttttacaggaaatactattagatacgatacaattttacacaagatatttatttatttagagaatggatatacttaaaccttgctacaacacttataggcagtgtacctaatcgtacagtagtgtaatttttagtaagtctggttcgttccacagggaatctttttaaacaaagtttaacgctatattagtttacttttataaaaatacaaatatatatatatatatatatatatatatatatatatatatatatatatatatatatatatatatatatatatatatatatatatatataagtaatattattattattataaaggggggtttttaccgtttaatgaccggtttgtcgattttaaaactttagtcgcagttaaaaccaaatgtaaaataataaataaatacaagacttaaattaaagcgtaaagtaaataacgataatgaaattgcgaataataaaagtgcgataaaataaacttgcgataattaaaaagtacgataattaaaagtgcaattaaatacaataacaataaaaatgcgataattagaagtgcaattaaatataaaataaaggaaattaaatatgaaataaaagaattatgcttatttaaacttccgtaatcatgatgtttgacgtgttgattttagttttatgcccatgggttaattgtcctttgtcctggattatttaatatgtccgtctggtttttgtccataacagtccatcagtcataaatataaagtgcgagtgtcctcgtcaaattatccttatacccgaagttaaatattctaactaattggggacttaaactgtaacaagattttaatactttgtttaataattacactaggatgtcgactgagtgtaatccaaggttttaatattttgttatcaattataccaagtgtccttgtatataatttcacccctgttttaattattctagtggctattaatccattcccgtgtccggttaaatgaacgattattcgtacatataaataccccgcccatcgtgtccgattgagtgtatatggtaacttatagggacgcccaattgtaaatctttatattaacattaacaaactatcatttagttaaacaaatataaagcccattaatagcccatagtctaaattccacaagtgtcgttcttttgtccaaaccccaattatggtacaaagcccaattatggtacaaagcccaattacccaattttagtaattagcccaacatcatgattacttcgttttaaataagcataataataacttagctacgagacattaatgtaaaaaggttgaacataacttacaatgattaaaaatagcgtagcgttacacgga includes these proteins:
- the LOC139854888 gene encoding GATA transcription factor 9-like — encoded protein: MEAFEQSTHCHHHVNDNQQITPPKNHLLADSKSDHFVVDDLLVFPTDNVTVGDDDAYVADMSTESSAALDSCNSFATGDEFCQSFLDNTQLPNLFVPHDDIAEFEWMSNFMEESLSTEDLQKLQLISGIKTPSKYSYETIKGTNNDLMFNVDITIPGKARTKRSRAVSCNWASQLLVKSPIAEMTSNSDPNIAQNSIGKKRMKTKEFDDKSNDDGRKCLHCATDKTPQWRSGPMGPKTLCNACGVRYKSGRLVPEYRPAASPTFVLTKHSNSHRKVLELQLQKSQHYQQQQQLLNHQNVIMLRTPNDHDYSIHQRTSNDYPQLI